ttcccttccattacATAATGAGCCTTAAGATGGCAGTATTTAAATCCCTCTAGTACATTTCTCTACTCTAATCCAGGTCACATGGACAGCTCTAGGGTCTTTTTCTCACTCCTTCCCCCACACcttttgaaaaacacaatggCCAGAAAGCAATTTTGGATAATTGATCCAAAAGATTAAAAAGGAGCACAGAAGTGAGTGGAGGGAACTATGGGTCCTATTGAAGTTTAACATACACAAATTGTTTAGCAGACCAAAATATATGCGACAGCTTCTCCTAGGTCACTTAGAGGGTAGCTCTCAATGTATTTAAAGATATGATGCATTTCCTCACTGAGGGTGTGCTGAGTCTAAGGTGCTTTACTGAATGAAGAAAGGTATCTCTTTCCGGCTTGGAAACTATCCGTGGGGAATAATGTGTTCTCCAATTCCCATTTTCCTTATCGTACATGAACACACAACTACACATTAAACTTATGTGTATTGGTGAGTGGAAACAGAAGAAGGTAGCTAAATATCTTCGTGATAAATCTGTTTAAATAATGGATGGGGAAGGCTGTAAGTTGGAACCTCTGTGTGgggggcattttttaaaattttaatttagagaataggagcccctggtggtgcaatgggttaaacccttgtgccagcaggactgaacacTGACaggttgaatctggggagagtatggataagctccctctgtcagctccagctccccatgcggggacatgagaaaagcctcccacaagggtggtaaaacatcaaaacatccgggtgccccctgggcaacgtccttgtagatgaccaattctcaagtcgttcctgacaccgAAAAAGGAATTaaggaattgggttgttgtaggtttttcgggctgtatggccatgttctagaagcattctctcctgacgttttgcctgcatctatggcaagcatcctcagaggttgtgaggtctaaagatgcaggcaaaacgtcaggagagaatgcttctagaacatggccatatagcccgaaaaacctacaacaacccagtgattccagccatgaaagccttcgacaatacatagaattagAGACTGCTTTCCCCACTCTTCAGCCACAAAGGTATTCAGAGTGGCTATAAGAAAAAACTTATTTTTGCCATAGCTGAACTCCTATCTTCCTGAGGTGTAATAATCCCTCCTTGGGAATGTCCTTCCAGCctctctgcttgcttgcttgcttcctcttTGGCCGGCGGCTCTCCCTTACCTTTCTCTAACTCACTGATCCTTTGGTGAAGGGAAGTTAAGGTGCTCTcgatcttccccctttcctccgaCTCGTTCTTCGGGTTGTACTTCCCTTCTTCCAGGCTGTTAATGCGGGACAGCACTTGCTTCTCTAAATCGTCGATGTTGTTCTGGAGGATATCCTTGAGGGAGTTGGTCTGGCTGGACGAATTCATCCGGCTGAATTGCTGcgcgcggcggcggcggcggcggaggggtCCCGAGGCGGGAGGAGAAGGGGAGACAGAGAGTGAATGGAAGGAGGGGTGGAGGCTGGCAAACCCCATTAACACCACCACAGCATTATTCTTTACCTACCCTGACAGCTAAACCCACGGGCAGCTCAACCAGAAGGGAAGGCGCcatagaaaaaggaaggaaagggggtggggggaacGCAAGGGAGGGAGGCTGGCGAGAGCACCCCGGCCTCTCCTGCGACATTTCCCCCTCCTGGGACGGGGCGAAGGGGGCGCCACGACGGGCCAAGGTGGAAAGTGGTCCGGCTTGGGAAACCCAGGGAGGGGGGAGCGGTACCTCCAGGTTTTCCAGCCGGATCTTGAGCGACTGCAAAGTTTGCCCGAGTTGGCTCAAGGTCTCGGCGGCGGGCGTGCGGGAGAGGTCGCCCATGGTGTTCTTGGAGGAGCCCGGCTGCTGCTTCCTGCCCTTGCCCTCCCCGGGCAGCGCCTCCAGCGAGCTCTGGCTCTCGCAGCGGCCCAGCTTGGTGGTCAGCTCCCGGATGGTCTCCTTCTGGTTCATGATGGTCTCCTTCTGCTGGAGCACCGTCTCCCGCAGCTGCAGCACCGTGGTCTTCAGGtcctcgccgccgccgccgctctgCACGGACGAGGTGCACATGTCCATATCCACGGGCACCGAGGTGCAGATGAAGCGCGTCTGCCCGAAGCTCTGCCCGGCCCCCGGCAGGAAAAGGCCGCAGGAGAAGGCCAGGAGGGCCAGGAGGCTGCCGGCGAGCGACATCACGGGCTCTCCTGCCCGCACTTTCAGCACCGGGAGCTGTCCCGCGAGCAGGGCTGACTACTGAGCCGACTGCGGAACGCGGCCGCTTTTATAGCGCGCGGGAGGGGCACGCACGCCGCTGACGTCACGCGCGGGGTGGAATCCCGCTTTAATTGCCTGGCGCCCGCGCCGCTCCCTCAGAAAAGAGGGTCTCCCTCCAAAAGAGGAGGGTCTCCCCTCTGGGGCTGCTTTTGAGCCTCAATGGGACCGCGAAtgacgggagggagggagggagggaatgggtgGCTGGAGGAGGCATCCGCCCGGAAAAGAGCCCTGGAAAGTGGCCCCGCGCCTTTCCCGACCCCGTGCACAGCGGTCACTCTGGAGTCCCTTCCAcagagattcaaactgcagggaaaGAGAACTTCCTGGCGCTTAGAACTGATCGACCCtggaagaagaggctggatggctctctcaCGAGAGGGCTCGGACTGTGTTCCTGCGTGGCCAAGAGGGGTTCGACTGGCCGACCTCTgggatctctcccaactctgtggcTCTGTGAAGGCGGGGCGCCGGGCTCCAAGGCACTCGCGGCGTGGGCCAGTGGCGCCCCCAAGCCTTCGCGGGGATGGCGCCCCTGAGCGACACGGCGCCTCCCGCGGGCATATGGCGCTCATTAGCCGCCCGGTGTGGACGTGTCACCCTGGCAGAGGAAATCGTGCCATGTGCTTGGCAAGAGGGAGCCATCTCGACACGTCCGGATGAGTCAAGAGCTGGAGGGCAGCAGGCAACGAGGGGGCAGAGCCGGGAGGACGTGGAAACATCCGGAAAACGGGGGCGGGGGTTGGGGGGGAGTtcctctgagtccccctcggcttCGGAGTAGTTTCTCATAGGAGGAGCAGAAGGGCTCTTTTGTGGAGAAGACTTTGCCCATTCTCAGGGACCCCCGGAAGCCCCCCTTTGGCTTCTGAGTCCCGATACTTTTTGCCACATCGGGGCAGTGTGCTGTCTTCACTGCTACtgctcccccctccttttttttttttggtttgttttgggCCATCTCTTTGTAGCAAAGCTAGACGGGCCTTTCTTTCCGAAGCTCATCTCGCGTGGCAGAAGTGGcagctttctccttccctccactTTCCCAAGAGCCTGGCTCGCTTTTTCCAACCGTAGGAAtggcttctttctcttcctcctcctcctccaccttcttcttccttccccccttcccctccccctaaGCCGGTGCTGGGAAGAGGAGACGCGTGGGTTGCTTTTTCGTCCCATTCTGGCTCCCTTGTCCCATCGGGAGAGAAGCGCTGCCGGGAAGGGAGAGCTTGTAGTTTTtccgcaggaggaggaggaggaggacacccGCCACCCGCCCGAGCGAGGGACGCGCCTTCGGAGCAGCGGAGGAAGACGCGcgtttcctctcctctcctgaaTGAGCCGCTCCTTTGGCTTCCTGGGTTTGGCAGGACACCCGATCTCTTCCCGCTCGGCTCGCAGGCGCCGCGAGGGCTTCGGCTGCTCTTCGTGGAGCCGGCGGGTCGATCCCAGGCTCTTCctgccttccatctttccttccttccttcctttcttccttccttccttccttccttccttccttccttccttccttcctttcttccttccttccttcttcccttccttccgaggTACTTGGCAAGCGAATGTAGGCTAAAGTTCCAGGAACAACGTGCGTTCATTACACTAAGTAACaaaattgaaatattttctgttcctggcttgaaagtgtgatttcctgCCTAATTCTGCGGTCCTTACttcgaaagtagttgttctactccagaaacttgatttttctggctgccacaaactgtgctGAATTGCttgagacattcattgaaaaactaaagcaaaatgtgctgcaggatgtcccgcaaaaacaacgTCCCTGCAGTTTAAttatcttttttccattttttaaatgaaatgacatttataccccaggaacaaaaatcgtgttaggTAGTGCTATTTGTATGCATGCCTATTTCTCCTGTGTTTTGCACAATGGTGTTTTGGCGCGCACACGCTCcgagactcccaaaggccatctagtcggGTTCGCCTTGAAGGGGGTGCAGGAACCCCGCCCCACCGAAGAACAGCCAGCCAGCCTCAGGCggctctctctcttctccttcgaGGAGAGGCCACCCCGCGTTTTGAAGCGTATCTTGCAGTTGAAATAgctggagagggggaaagggctgcctggatggggggggggggggcaggaaagaCGTCCCTCCCAAAGACTCGGGGAATGCTGGCCTCTGGGGCAGGTGGGCCCCCGTTTCTGTCCCCCTCCCCGCCGCTGACAGGCAGGACGCTTTCCTCCGGGTCTCCCAGTCCCCGTGGCCACGCCAGAGCAGAAGGGAGAGCCGtctagagaaggagaggagggagggagggagggagggagggagggagggagggaggaggccttGCATCCAGATCCCCGTATCCGCCCCTCCAGGAGCATTCATCTCTGGTGACcaccggagggagggagggagatacaAGTGGAGCTGTAAGATACTGAGTGGAGCAGCTGTGTATACTCACACCTATACTCACACGCACATAGCGAtagagacacacacatacacacatatctgCTCCACTAGACACATACAcaagcatacatatgcacatatctCTAGTATATCTAGAGATAGGTAGAGAATagacacacaagcacacatatggTATATAACTGTTtcattacacatacacacacacatatattcacatacaGACAGTAACACATTATCTAGAAATAGTGACACCTGGACACATACATATTACTGTTTTATTACACacacaagcatacacacacacacatttagtgAAGCAGTAATGTAGCTAGATCTAGAGATAGGTGGATAgagacaaacacacatacacacacacaccctattattgggttgttgtaggtttttccggctgAATTgcattcagaagcattctctcctgacgtttcgcctgcatttatggcaagcatcctcagaggctgtcaacagaccttacaacctctgaagatgcctgccatagttgcaggcgaaacgtaaggagagagtgcttctagaacatggccatacagccctaaaaccctacaacaacccagtgattccggccatgaaagccttcgataatgcACCTTATTACTGCTCCATTTTACACATACCGACATATATAAAGTGAAGCAGTAATATTCCTAttactggtggtgcagcgggttaaactgctgagctgctggacttgctgaccaaaaggttggtggttcaaatcctgagagcggggtgagctccctctgttagccccagcttctgccaacctagcagttcgaaaacatgcaaatgtgagaagatcaataggcacagcttctgcaggaaggtaacggcgctccatgcagtcctgccggccacatgaccttggaggtgtctatggacaatgcgggctattcagcttacaaatggagaggagcaccacccttcagagccggacacaactagacttcatgtcaagggaaacccCTTTAATATATCTATACAGATTAATAGAGATACATAAATATATTGCTGCtctattgcacacacacacaatcgcTCTATCTATCACCTGTCTACCTGACAGCAGTATATGGAGCAACAGTGcgttcctgtgtgtgtgtgtattcctgtTCCATTTGTCCTTCCTTTTCCctgcccttccctctctccctccagggaGGCTGCACTTGGAGAGGGGGTGCCTGGAGAGGGTGGCCCAAGTTTCCTATGAGGAGCCGGGGATGCCTTTGCAGACAGAAGGGGCGACGGCAGTCTCGCTTGTCTCCACCAATAGCCAGCCAGCTTTCCtccccagccccccccctcccttgtGTGTCTTGTGGGGCTGCCGGTTCCTTTGTCTCCTGAGTGTTCCTACTGAACCCAGAGCATGAATCTAGAGAGTCTCTTCAAAGTCAAGCTGGCCTGACTGGAAAGCAGAGCGGGGGCAGGgactctctcttttctctctcttaggACCACCTTAAAAGAGAGCTTTGGGGGAAGCAggggctctccccccccccctttccttccttccttcctcccttcctccctccctccttccctcccttcctccacatCTCTCTCCATCCTAATGACTTAAGAACAGGATGCATCAGGAGACATGCATTATTTCTCTTGCGTCCCTCCTTAGCTTGAAGCCACTAGGGAGTCcttgcacacccccccccccgtgtctGCCCCTCTTACTGAAAACAGATGCTTTCTCGCcatggcagtgtgtgtgtgtgtgtggtgtgtgtgtgttaagagtCTTAATTCCCGATGAAGCCGGCACCAATAACAAAATCTGGACTTTTCTTTGCTAGACTAGACTTATTTCCTTAGAGGATTAGCAAAGCGGAATGAGAGAGGCGAAGACAGCATGCAGACTCAAAcctgactgggttgctgtgacttttccgggctgcctggccatattccagaagcattctctcctgtcgtttcggccacatctatggcaggtatcctcagaggttgtgaggtttgttggcaagtgaggtttatatatctgggaaatgatgtccagggtgggagaaagtactcttgtctgttggaggcaagtgtgaatgttgcaattggccacctagattagcactgaattgccttgcagtttcaaggcctggttaattcctgcctggggaatcctttgttgggaactgattagtttgttgttgtttattcgttcagtcgcttccgactcttcccgacctcatggaccagcccacgccagagctctctgtcggccgtcgccacccccagctccttcagagtcaagccagtcacttcaagtagaccacccatccatcttgcccttggacggcccctcttcctttttccttccattttccccagcataattgtcttctctaagctttccttccttctcatgatgtggccaaagtacttcatcttggcctttactatccttccctccaatgagcagtcgggctttatttcctgaagtatggacttgttggatcttagaatcatagaatcaaagagttggaagagacctcatgggccatccagaccaaccccctgccaagaagcaggaatattgcattcaaagcacccccgacagatggccatccagcctctgcttaaaagtctccaaagaaggcgcctccaccacactctgtggagagttccactgctgaacagctctcacatcttctcgcggtccaaggcactctcaggattttcctccagcatcacagttcaaaaacgtctatctgattagctggccctgattatttcttgtctggaattcccctgttttctgagtgtggttttttttatttactgccctgattttaggaatttttttaatactggtagccagggtttgttcgttttcatggtttcctcctttgtgttaAAACTGTCCAcaggcttgtggatttcagtggcttctctgtgtagtctgacatagtgatcacactacctctgaggatgcctgccatagatgtgggcaaaacgtcaggagagaatgcttcgggaacatggccatacagcccagaaaactcaccgcaacccagtgattctggccgtgaaagccttcgacaatacatcaaacctGGCTTTTTCTAAGGCAGAGCCAAACAGCTAGCAGTGTGTCTGTGTGCGAGAGCGTGTGTATAAGGGCTTACATGTGAGTGTGTGCTCCTGACACAGACTCCaagggaagagggggggggggcagaatggtGGCAGCCTCAGGCGCTGACGACTACTAGCAGATGTGCTGAGCGCTGCCGCCCAAAGGGAGCAAAGCCTTGCCAGCCTGCCTGCCAGCCATGGGGCGGGGGCTGGAAGTGCCTAGAGCAG
This genomic interval from Anolis sagrei isolate rAnoSag1 chromosome 2, rAnoSag1.mat, whole genome shotgun sequence contains the following:
- the NPTX1 gene encoding neuronal pentraxin-1, producing the protein MSLAGSLLALLAFSCGLFLPGAGQSFGQTRFICTSVPVDMDMCTSSVQSGGGGEDLKTTVLQLRETVLQQKETIMNQKETIRELTTKLGRCESQSSLEALPGEGKGRKQQPGSSKNTMGDLSRTPAAETLSQLGQTLQSLKIRLENLEQFSRMNSSSQTNSLKDILQNNIDDLEKQVLSRINSLEEGKYNPKNESEERGKIESTLTSLHQRISELEKGQKDNRPTDKFQLTFPLRTNYMYAKVKKSLPEMYAFTICMWIKSNASPGVGTPFSYAVPGQANELVLIEWGNNPMEILINDKVAKLPFVINDGKWHHICITWTTRDGVWEAYQDGTQRGNGENLAPYHPIKPQGVLVLGQEQDTLGGGFDATQAFVGELAHFNIWDRKLTPGEIYNLATCSTKALSGSVIAWSETNIDIYGGATKWTFEACRQIN